The Kitasatospora paranensis genome has a window encoding:
- a CDS encoding LacI family DNA-binding transcriptional regulator, which yields MTRRLAEVAKKVGVSEATVSRVLNEKPGVSEATRAAVLTALDVLGYERPTQLRGERARLVGLVLPELQNPIFPAFAEVVSGALAGQGFTPVLCTQTAGGVSEADYVDLLLEQHVSGVVFFGGLYAQGDAPHEHYDRLAERSLPTVLLNGAIEDLDFPRVSCDDAVAVEQAVSHLRQLGHSKIGLVLGPADHVPSQRKLAAARAALGRVGLELPDIHVERALFSLEGGQAATTRLLRQGVTGVVCASDPLALGAVRAVRRAGLSVPDDVSVIGYDDSSFMMCTDPPLTTVRQPIEAMGRAAVELLVGEIAGVKVTHDELLFEPELVVRGSTAPARARG from the coding sequence ATGACACGACGACTTGCCGAGGTGGCCAAGAAGGTCGGGGTGAGCGAGGCCACCGTCAGCCGAGTGCTGAACGAGAAGCCCGGCGTCTCCGAGGCGACCCGCGCGGCTGTGCTCACCGCGCTCGACGTCCTCGGCTACGAGCGGCCCACCCAGCTGCGCGGGGAGCGGGCCCGGCTGGTCGGACTCGTCCTGCCCGAGCTGCAGAACCCGATCTTCCCGGCCTTCGCCGAGGTGGTCAGCGGCGCGCTGGCCGGCCAGGGCTTCACCCCGGTGCTGTGCACCCAGACCGCGGGCGGCGTCTCCGAGGCGGACTACGTCGACCTGCTGCTGGAGCAGCACGTCTCCGGCGTGGTGTTCTTCGGCGGCCTGTACGCCCAGGGCGACGCCCCGCACGAGCACTACGACCGGCTCGCCGAGCGCAGTCTCCCGACGGTGCTGCTGAACGGCGCCATCGAGGACCTCGACTTCCCGCGGGTCTCCTGCGACGACGCGGTCGCGGTCGAGCAGGCCGTCTCCCACCTGCGGCAACTCGGCCACAGCAAGATCGGTCTGGTGCTCGGCCCGGCGGATCACGTGCCGTCCCAGCGCAAGCTGGCCGCGGCCCGCGCCGCGCTCGGCCGGGTCGGCCTGGAGCTGCCCGACATCCACGTGGAGCGCGCGCTGTTCAGCCTGGAGGGCGGGCAGGCGGCCACCACCCGGCTGCTGCGGCAGGGCGTCACCGGCGTGGTCTGCGCGAGCGACCCGCTGGCGCTCGGCGCGGTGCGCGCGGTGCGGCGGGCCGGGCTCTCGGTGCCGGACGACGTGTCGGTGATCGGCTACGACGACTCCTCGTTCATGATGTGCACCGATCCGCCGCTGACCACCGTGCGCCAGCCCATCGAGGCGATGGGGCGAGCCGCGGTGGAGCTGCTGGTGGGCGAGATCGCCGGGGTCAAGGTGACCCACGACGAGCTGCTGTTCGAGCCGGAGCTGGTGGTGCGGGGGTCGACGGCCCCGGCACGCGCGCGGGGCTGA
- a CDS encoding extracellular solute-binding protein, which translates to MNRDRLLRRTVALAAAAGLALTAAACSSSGSSSSGNSGDSGKASAGAALDPNTKVTISIDCQPPTTKPAERKEWADDIAAFNKQYPNVTINAKDASPCEDPAAFTAQLKGKTQPDAFYTYFTDLSQVLDADQAEDISAYVNDQTVPALKDIDPSVMATLKSDGKLYGLPTTNYKMGLLYNRKLFKQAGLDPEKPPTTWAEIREDAKKIAALGNGVNGYGDYSATNQGGWHYTAELYGLGGSMTTEDGKKAAFNTPEGKQVLQNLKDMRWTDNTMGATQSLKWPDLMTQMSTNKLGMYIGAPDDITYMVQTLKGSYEDYGMGPMPGQKAALLGGADYMFKKGSTPDQIKAGIAWINFKYLTMGKGQFDYARTKADGLPVGLPQPFFFGGATLDADNKAKAASATVPVANYAPYLAVQVPGKTEPANAQQIYKVLDNAVSSVLTDKNANVDKLLSDAESQVNQVLANLQ; encoded by the coding sequence ATGAACAGAGACCGGCTCCTCCGCAGAACCGTCGCCCTCGCCGCCGCTGCGGGTCTCGCGCTCACCGCGGCCGCCTGCTCGTCGTCCGGCAGCAGCAGCTCGGGCAACTCCGGAGACTCCGGCAAGGCGTCCGCCGGCGCCGCGCTCGACCCGAACACCAAGGTCACCATCAGCATCGACTGTCAGCCGCCGACCACCAAGCCTGCCGAGCGCAAGGAGTGGGCGGACGACATCGCGGCGTTCAACAAGCAGTACCCGAACGTCACGATCAATGCCAAGGACGCCTCGCCCTGCGAGGACCCGGCCGCTTTCACCGCCCAGCTCAAGGGCAAGACCCAGCCGGACGCCTTCTACACCTACTTCACCGACCTGAGCCAGGTCCTGGACGCCGACCAGGCCGAGGACATCTCCGCCTACGTCAACGACCAGACGGTGCCGGCCCTCAAGGACATCGACCCCTCGGTCATGGCCACCCTGAAGTCGGACGGCAAGCTGTACGGCCTGCCCACCACCAACTACAAGATGGGCCTGCTGTACAACCGCAAGCTCTTCAAGCAGGCCGGCCTCGACCCCGAGAAGCCGCCGACGACCTGGGCCGAGATCCGCGAGGACGCCAAGAAGATCGCCGCGCTCGGCAACGGCGTCAACGGCTACGGCGACTACAGCGCCACCAACCAGGGCGGCTGGCACTACACCGCCGAGCTGTACGGCCTGGGCGGCTCGATGACCACCGAGGACGGCAAGAAGGCCGCCTTCAACACGCCCGAGGGCAAGCAGGTCCTGCAGAACCTGAAGGACATGCGCTGGACCGACAACACCATGGGCGCCACCCAGAGCCTCAAGTGGCCCGACCTGATGACCCAGATGTCGACCAACAAGCTCGGCATGTACATCGGCGCCCCGGACGACATCACCTACATGGTGCAGACCCTCAAGGGCAGCTACGAGGACTACGGCATGGGCCCGATGCCCGGCCAGAAGGCGGCCCTGCTCGGCGGCGCCGACTACATGTTCAAGAAGGGTTCGACCCCGGACCAGATCAAGGCCGGCATCGCCTGGATCAACTTCAAGTACCTGACCATGGGCAAGGGCCAGTTCGACTACGCCCGCACCAAGGCCGACGGCCTCCCGGTGGGTCTGCCGCAGCCGTTCTTCTTCGGCGGCGCCACCCTGGACGCCGACAACAAGGCCAAGGCCGCCAGCGCCACCGTCCCGGTCGCCAACTACGCCCCGTACCTGGCCGTCCAGGTGCCCGGCAAGACCGAGCCCGCCAACGCCCAGCAGATCTACAAGGTCCTGGACAACGCCGTCTCCTCCGTCCTGACGGACAAGAACGCCAACGTCGACAAGCTGCTCTCGGACGCCGAGAGCCAGGTCAACCAGGTGCTGGCGAACCTCCAGTAA
- a CDS encoding sugar ABC transporter permease codes for MAAISVSARRKTEPPAQENPSQGRAALRQRLRRHLTGHGFLLGALLCFACFSWWPMVREVIMSFQKTKRGKTTWVGMDNLDRIFQDPDFWHAWRNTLLFTVLALVLGFAVPFAVAVLLNELRHAKSYLRVLVYLPVMMPPVASVLLFKYFYNPSYGLFNNVLHALHLPTSAWLNSPDMAMLSVVIAATWMNMGGATLIYLAALQGIPGELYEAAELDGASLLRRIWHVTIPQTRLILSLLLLLQVVATMQVFVEPYLLTGGNGPQNSTLTVVNLIYQYAFSFNNYGSASALGLVMLLVLAGFSALYVRLSRTTD; via the coding sequence ATGGCAGCGATCAGTGTCTCCGCCCGACGGAAGACCGAGCCACCGGCGCAGGAAAACCCCTCCCAGGGCCGCGCCGCCCTCCGTCAGCGCCTCCGCAGGCATCTCACCGGCCATGGCTTCCTGCTCGGTGCCCTGCTCTGCTTCGCGTGCTTCTCGTGGTGGCCGATGGTCCGAGAAGTCATCATGAGCTTCCAGAAGACCAAGCGCGGCAAGACCACCTGGGTCGGCATGGACAACCTGGACCGCATCTTCCAGGACCCCGACTTCTGGCACGCGTGGCGCAACACCCTGCTGTTCACGGTGCTCGCCCTGGTGCTCGGCTTCGCCGTCCCGTTCGCCGTCGCCGTGCTGCTGAACGAGCTCCGCCACGCCAAGTCCTACCTGCGGGTGCTGGTCTACCTGCCGGTGATGATGCCGCCGGTGGCCTCGGTCCTGCTCTTCAAGTACTTCTACAACCCCAGCTACGGCCTGTTCAACAACGTGCTGCACGCGCTGCACCTGCCGACCTCGGCCTGGCTCAACTCGCCGGACATGGCCATGCTCTCGGTCGTCATCGCGGCCACCTGGATGAACATGGGCGGCGCCACCCTGATCTACCTCGCCGCCCTGCAGGGCATCCCCGGCGAGCTGTACGAGGCCGCCGAACTCGACGGCGCGAGCCTGCTGCGCAGGATCTGGCACGTCACCATCCCGCAGACCCGGCTGATCCTCTCGCTGCTCCTGCTCCTCCAGGTCGTGGCCACCATGCAGGTCTTCGTCGAGCCCTACCTGCTGACCGGCGGCAACGGCCCGCAGAACTCGACGCTGACCGTCGTCAACCTCATCTACCAGTACGCCTTCAGCTTCAACAACTACGGCAGCGCCTCCGCGCTCGGCCTGGTCATGCTGCTCGTACTCGCCGGCTTCTCCGCGCTGTACGTGCGCCTGAGCCGCACCACCGACTAG
- a CDS encoding SGNH/GDSL hydrolase family protein, with the protein MTIRPRSDRRYDRALPLIAALTAAPLLIAAAPAQAAPGPVRYAALGDSFAAGAGAGQYDPASGACHRSARSYPQLWSSAHGPADFLFAACSGALTADVLRDQVPRVPADAGLVTLTIGGNDLAFGDAAVACLQPFTTDGHCDRALDESERRLREELPDRLATLYRALDAQAPAARVVVTGYPHLLGAGASCPVAPEPRRARFNALTDRLDDLIEAQAAKQGFHYADVRAAFDGHEACKGAAGEWIHPVTLPLWESFHPKAEGQVGGYLPSVSDAALG; encoded by the coding sequence GTGACGATCCGTCCCCGCTCCGACCGGAGATACGACCGTGCGCTCCCCCTGATCGCCGCCCTGACCGCCGCCCCGCTGCTGATCGCCGCGGCCCCAGCCCAGGCCGCCCCCGGGCCCGTCCGGTACGCCGCCCTCGGCGACTCCTTCGCCGCCGGCGCGGGCGCCGGCCAGTACGACCCGGCGAGCGGCGCCTGCCACCGCTCCGCCCGCTCCTACCCGCAGTTGTGGAGCTCCGCGCACGGGCCCGCCGACTTCCTGTTCGCCGCGTGCAGCGGTGCGCTCACCGCGGACGTGCTGCGCGACCAGGTGCCGCGGGTGCCGGCCGACGCCGGCCTGGTCACCCTCACCATCGGCGGCAACGACCTGGCCTTCGGCGACGCGGCCGTGGCGTGCCTCCAGCCCTTCACCACCGACGGCCACTGCGACCGGGCGCTGGACGAGTCGGAGCGGCGGCTGCGCGAGGAACTGCCCGACCGGCTCGCCACGCTGTACCGGGCGCTGGACGCGCAGGCCCCGGCCGCCCGGGTGGTGGTCACCGGCTACCCGCACCTGCTCGGCGCGGGCGCGTCCTGCCCGGTCGCGCCGGAGCCGCGCCGGGCGCGCTTCAACGCCCTCACCGACCGCCTGGACGACCTGATCGAGGCTCAGGCCGCCAAGCAGGGGTTCCACTATGCCGACGTCAGGGCGGCGTTCGACGGCCACGAGGCGTGCAAGGGGGCGGCCGGCGAGTGGATCCACCCGGTCACGCTGCCGCTCTGGGAGTCGTTCCATCCGAAGGCCGAGGGGCAGGTCGGCGGCTACCTGCCGAGCGTGTCCGACGCCGCGCTCGGATAG
- a CDS encoding PAC2 family protein yields the protein MIELEDVPELIDPVMICAFEGWNDAGDAASAAVGHLDETWGGKVFAALDAEDYYDFQVNRPTVWLDGGVRRITWPTTRLSVVRVNEPKTRDLVLVRGIEPSMRWRSYCNELLGFAHELGVELVVILGALLGDTPHSRPVPVSGVTSDAALARSLDLEESKYEGPTGIVGVLQEACAHAGVPAVTLWAAVPHYVAQPPNPKATLALINKLEDLLDLRIPPGELGEDSRAWQLGVDQLAAEDSEVAEYVQQLEEAQDTAELPEASGDAIAREFERYLRRRENLGPTGEKPVTGGHATERPESRPDEEEKAEDGEDPKDAGDAGDAEKDGDGDGGAEE from the coding sequence GTGATCGAGCTGGAGGACGTCCCCGAGTTGATCGACCCGGTGATGATCTGCGCCTTCGAGGGGTGGAACGACGCCGGCGACGCCGCCTCCGCGGCCGTCGGCCACCTGGACGAGACGTGGGGCGGCAAGGTCTTCGCCGCCCTCGACGCCGAGGACTACTACGACTTCCAGGTCAACCGCCCCACCGTCTGGCTCGACGGCGGGGTGCGCCGGATCACCTGGCCGACCACCCGCCTGTCGGTGGTCCGGGTGAACGAGCCGAAGACCCGGGACCTGGTCCTCGTCCGGGGGATCGAGCCGAGCATGCGCTGGCGCTCGTACTGCAACGAACTGCTCGGATTCGCGCACGAACTCGGCGTGGAACTGGTGGTGATCCTCGGCGCGCTGCTCGGGGACACCCCGCACAGCCGGCCGGTACCGGTCAGCGGGGTCACCTCGGACGCGGCCCTCGCCCGCTCCCTCGACCTGGAGGAGAGCAAGTACGAGGGCCCGACCGGGATCGTCGGCGTGCTCCAGGAGGCGTGCGCGCACGCCGGGGTGCCGGCCGTGACGCTGTGGGCCGCGGTGCCGCACTACGTGGCACAGCCGCCCAACCCCAAGGCCACCCTGGCGCTGATCAACAAGCTGGAGGACCTGCTGGACCTGCGGATCCCGCCGGGCGAGCTCGGCGAGGACTCCCGGGCCTGGCAGCTCGGGGTGGACCAGCTGGCCGCCGAGGACAGCGAGGTGGCCGAGTACGTCCAGCAGCTGGAGGAGGCCCAGGACACCGCGGAGCTCCCGGAGGCGTCCGGCGACGCGATCGCGCGCGAGTTCGAGCGCTACCTGCGGCGCCGGGAGAACCTCGGCCCGACCGGCGAGAAGCCGGTCACCGGCGGCCACGCCACCGAGCGGCCGGAGTCCCGGCCCGACGAGGAGGAGAAGGCCGAGGACGGCGAGGACCCCAAGGACGCCGGGGACGCCGGGGACGCCGAAAAGGACGGGGACGGGGACGGCGGCGCCGAGGAGTAG
- a CDS encoding carbohydrate ABC transporter permease, translating to MADTSTRTLISETQLSRPLGKAVYWTVLTLVVLGFTLVFLGPLYWLVTGGLKSTQEVIQNPPTFFPSHIHTDTYSEAWSKLNMGRLLFNTLYYAFGALAFQLVFDVAAAYSLSKLRPVLGNAILGMMLATLMIPSTVLIVPQYLTVLDLPLLHVNLINTPWAIWLPTVANAFNIFLLKRFFDSVPEELMAAAAIDGASPTRALWSIVLPMSRPILGVVSIFAVVNVWKDFLWPMLVQPDPRNQPLNIGINSLSIGVPQNVVIAALAIASLPTIVFFLIFQRNIMAGLTSGGLKG from the coding sequence ATGGCAGACACCTCGACCCGGACGCTGATCTCCGAGACTCAGCTGAGCCGCCCGCTCGGCAAGGCCGTGTACTGGACGGTCCTCACCCTGGTGGTGCTCGGCTTCACCCTGGTCTTCCTCGGCCCGCTGTACTGGCTGGTGACCGGCGGCCTGAAGTCCACCCAGGAGGTCATCCAGAACCCGCCGACCTTCTTCCCGTCCCACATCCACACCGACACGTACAGTGAGGCGTGGTCCAAGCTCAACATGGGGCGGCTGCTGTTCAACACGCTGTACTACGCCTTCGGGGCGCTGGCCTTCCAGCTGGTCTTCGACGTGGCGGCGGCCTACTCGCTGTCCAAGCTCCGGCCGGTGCTCGGCAACGCCATCCTCGGCATGATGCTGGCGACGCTGATGATCCCGTCGACCGTGCTGATCGTGCCGCAGTACCTCACCGTGCTGGACCTGCCGCTGCTGCACGTCAACCTGATCAACACCCCCTGGGCGATCTGGTTGCCGACCGTGGCGAACGCCTTCAACATCTTCCTGCTGAAGCGGTTCTTCGACTCCGTTCCGGAGGAGCTGATGGCGGCCGCGGCCATCGACGGCGCATCGCCGACGCGGGCTCTGTGGTCGATCGTCCTGCCGATGTCCCGGCCGATCCTGGGCGTGGTGTCCATCTTCGCCGTGGTGAACGTCTGGAAGGACTTCCTGTGGCCGATGCTGGTGCAGCCGGACCCGCGGAACCAGCCGCTCAACATCGGGATCAACTCGCTGTCGATCGGTGTCCCGCAGAACGTCGTCATCGCGGCACTGGCGATCGCCTCGCTGCCGACGATCGTGTTCTTCCTGATCTTCCAGCGCAACATCATGGCCGGCCTCACTTCCGGCGGGCTCAAGGGCTGA
- a CDS encoding discoidin domain-containing protein has product MRTTRTLPRLSAATVATGLLLMVVGPVVPAHAAGGPNLAAGRTVTASSATGAQAVALVNDGSQDTYWESTNNALPQWVQVDLGSATAIDQVVLKLPAGWGSRNETLSLQGSTDGSNFSTILGSTGYSFDPGSGNTVKLNFAATSTRYVRVNVTANSGWPAAQVSELEVYGATSASSNLVRSVTASSANSPYTAGNAADGNAGSYWESANNAFPQWLQADLGSAVPFNKLVLKLPAGWESRTETLKVQSSTDGTNFTDLVASAGYQFDPATGNSVTVNVSTATARYVRLNFTANSQWSAAQLSEFEVYGPATGDTQAPSAPASLAYTQPGSGQIKLTWNAATDNVGVTGYDIYANGSLLTSVAGNVLTYTDSQADGATVSYYVKAKDAAGNQSTASNTVTRTGATGDTQAPSAPASLAYTQPASGQIKLTWGASSDNVGVTGYDVYANGSLRASVGAGVLTYTDSQADTATVSYYVKAKDAAGNQSDTSNTVIRTGQTGGTGTNLAAGKPITANSSIYTFVAANANDNDTTTYWEGAGGSYPNTLTVALGSNADTGSVVVKLNPASAWGARTQTIEVLGREQSSSTFTSLVAAKAYTFDPASGNTVTIPVSARVADVQLKITSNTGSGAGQVAEFQVVGTPAPNPDLTVTGTTVSPANPVETDNLTLSTTVKNQGTAAAAATSVNLYLGSTKVGTAQVGALAAGASSTVTAGVPAQNAGSYQLSAKVDEANAVIEQDETNNTWTSPSALVVAQVASSDLVASPVAWSPSNPAAGNAVNFSVAIKNQGTSAAASGSHGVTLTVTDATTGSVVKTLTGSYSGAIAPGATTSPVSLGSWTAVNGKYTVKTVIATDSNELPVKQANNTTNQSLYIGRGANMPYDTYEAEDGVLAGGAAVVGPNRTIGDIAGEASGRKAVTLNSTGSSVEFTTKAPTDSLVTRFSIPDSAAGDGTSATLDVYVDGTFLKAINLSSKYAWLYGSETAPGNSPSSGGQRHIYDEANLLLGTNVPAGHKIRLQKDSSNTSQYAIDFVSLEQATQIANPDPAKYVVPTGFAQGDVQAALDKVRMDTTGTLVGVYLPPGDYQTANKFQVYGKAIKIVGAGPWFTRFYAPQDQSNTDVGFRADSTANGSTFSGFAYFGNYTSRIDGPGKVFDFANVANDTIDNIWVEHMVCMYWGANTDSMTITNSRIRDTFADGINMTNGSTDNLVSNNEARATGDDSFALFSAIDAGGADEKNNVFQNLTALLTWRAAGIAVYGGYANTFRNIYIADTLCYSGITISSLDFGYAMNGFGASPTTDLQNISIVRGGGHFWGSQVFPAIWVFSASKVFQGIRVSDVDITDPTYSGIMFQTNYSGGQPQNPVTDTVFTNISITGAQKSGDAFDAKSGYGIWANEMPEAGQGPAVGSVTFNHLTLSNNYKDIQNTTSTFHITVNP; this is encoded by the coding sequence ATGAGAACCACGCGTACACTGCCGCGGCTGAGCGCCGCGACGGTCGCGACCGGGCTGTTGCTGATGGTGGTCGGGCCGGTCGTCCCGGCCCACGCCGCCGGCGGTCCGAACCTCGCGGCCGGCAGGACCGTGACCGCGAGCAGCGCCACCGGCGCCCAGGCGGTCGCGCTCGTCAACGACGGCAGCCAGGACACCTACTGGGAGTCCACCAACAACGCGCTGCCGCAGTGGGTCCAGGTCGACCTGGGCTCCGCCACCGCGATCGACCAGGTCGTGCTGAAGCTCCCGGCCGGCTGGGGCTCCCGCAACGAGACGCTCAGCCTGCAGGGCTCGACCGACGGCTCGAACTTCTCCACCATCCTGGGTTCCACGGGCTACTCGTTCGACCCGGGCTCCGGCAACACGGTCAAGCTCAACTTCGCCGCCACCAGCACGCGTTACGTGCGCGTCAACGTGACCGCCAACTCCGGCTGGCCGGCCGCCCAGGTCTCCGAGCTCGAGGTGTACGGGGCGACCAGCGCCTCCTCCAACCTCGTCCGCTCGGTCACCGCGAGCAGCGCCAACTCGCCCTACACGGCGGGCAACGCGGCCGACGGCAACGCCGGCAGCTACTGGGAGAGCGCCAACAACGCCTTCCCGCAGTGGCTCCAGGCCGACCTCGGCTCCGCGGTCCCGTTCAACAAGCTGGTCCTGAAGCTGCCCGCCGGCTGGGAGTCCCGCACCGAGACCCTGAAGGTGCAGAGCTCCACCGACGGCACGAACTTCACCGACCTGGTCGCCTCCGCCGGCTACCAGTTCGACCCGGCGACCGGGAACTCGGTCACCGTCAACGTGAGCACCGCGACCGCCCGGTACGTGCGCCTCAACTTCACCGCGAACAGCCAGTGGTCGGCCGCGCAGCTCTCCGAGTTCGAGGTCTACGGCCCCGCCACCGGCGACACCCAGGCACCCAGTGCCCCGGCCTCGCTGGCGTACACCCAGCCGGGCTCCGGCCAGATCAAGCTGACCTGGAACGCGGCGACCGACAACGTCGGCGTCACCGGCTACGACATCTACGCCAACGGCAGCCTGCTGACCAGCGTCGCCGGCAACGTGCTGACCTACACCGACAGCCAGGCGGACGGGGCCACCGTCTCGTACTACGTCAAGGCGAAGGACGCCGCGGGCAACCAGTCCACCGCGAGCAACACGGTGACCCGCACCGGTGCCACCGGTGACACCCAGGCGCCCAGTGCCCCGGCCTCGCTGGCGTACACCCAGCCGGCCTCCGGCCAGATCAAGCTGACCTGGGGCGCGTCGAGCGACAACGTCGGCGTCACCGGCTACGACGTGTACGCCAACGGATCGCTGCGGGCGAGCGTCGGCGCCGGTGTGCTGACGTACACCGACAGCCAGGCGGACACCGCCACCGTCTCGTACTACGTCAAGGCCAAGGACGCGGCCGGCAACCAGTCGGACACCAGCAACACGGTCATCCGCACCGGCCAGACCGGCGGCACCGGCACCAACCTGGCGGCGGGCAAGCCGATCACGGCCAACTCGTCGATCTACACCTTCGTGGCGGCCAACGCCAACGACAACGACACCACCACCTACTGGGAGGGCGCGGGCGGCAGCTACCCGAACACCCTCACGGTGGCGCTCGGCTCGAACGCCGACACCGGCTCGGTGGTCGTGAAGCTGAACCCGGCCTCCGCCTGGGGCGCCCGCACCCAGACCATCGAGGTGCTGGGCCGCGAGCAGAGCAGCTCGACCTTCACCAGCCTGGTGGCCGCGAAGGCGTACACCTTCGACCCGGCCTCCGGCAACACCGTCACCATCCCGGTCTCCGCCCGGGTCGCCGACGTCCAGCTGAAGATCACCAGCAACACCGGTTCCGGTGCGGGCCAGGTGGCCGAGTTCCAGGTGGTCGGCACCCCGGCGCCCAACCCGGACCTCACCGTCACCGGCACCACGGTGTCGCCCGCCAACCCGGTCGAGACCGACAACCTGACCCTCTCCACCACGGTGAAGAACCAGGGCACCGCGGCCGCCGCGGCCACCTCGGTCAACCTGTACCTGGGCTCGACCAAGGTCGGCACCGCCCAGGTGGGCGCCCTCGCGGCCGGTGCCTCCAGCACCGTGACGGCCGGCGTCCCGGCGCAGAACGCGGGCAGCTACCAGCTCTCCGCCAAGGTCGACGAGGCCAATGCGGTCATCGAGCAGGACGAGACCAACAACACCTGGACGAGCCCGTCCGCCCTGGTCGTCGCCCAGGTGGCGAGCTCCGACCTGGTGGCCTCCCCGGTGGCCTGGTCGCCGTCCAACCCGGCCGCCGGCAACGCGGTCAACTTCTCGGTGGCCATCAAGAACCAGGGCACCTCGGCGGCCGCCTCCGGCAGCCACGGCGTCACCCTGACGGTCACCGACGCGACGACCGGCAGTGTCGTGAAGACGCTGACCGGCTCGTACAGCGGCGCCATCGCCCCGGGCGCCACCACCTCCCCGGTGTCGCTGGGCAGCTGGACGGCGGTCAACGGCAAGTACACGGTGAAGACGGTCATCGCGACCGACAGCAACGAACTGCCGGTCAAGCAGGCCAACAACACCACCAACCAGTCGCTGTACATCGGCCGCGGCGCCAACATGCCGTACGACACGTACGAGGCCGAGGACGGCGTGCTGGCCGGCGGGGCGGCCGTGGTCGGCCCGAACCGGACGATCGGCGACATCGCCGGCGAGGCCTCCGGCCGCAAGGCCGTGACGCTCAACTCGACCGGCTCCTCGGTGGAGTTCACCACCAAGGCGCCGACCGACTCGCTCGTGACCCGGTTCTCCATCCCGGACTCGGCCGCGGGTGACGGCACCAGTGCCACCCTCGACGTCTACGTCGACGGCACCTTCCTCAAGGCCATCAACCTGTCGTCCAAGTACGCCTGGCTGTACGGCAGCGAGACCGCGCCCGGCAACTCGCCGAGCTCGGGCGGCCAGCGGCACATCTACGACGAGGCCAACCTCCTGCTCGGCACCAACGTGCCGGCCGGCCACAAGATCAGGCTTCAGAAGGACTCGTCCAACACCAGCCAGTACGCGATCGACTTCGTGAGCCTGGAGCAGGCCACCCAGATCGCCAACCCGGACCCGGCCAAGTACGTGGTGCCGACCGGCTTCGCGCAGGGTGACGTGCAGGCCGCTCTCGACAAGGTCCGGATGGACACCACCGGCACCCTGGTCGGCGTCTACCTGCCCCCGGGCGACTACCAGACCGCGAACAAGTTCCAGGTCTACGGCAAGGCGATCAAGATCGTCGGCGCCGGCCCGTGGTTCACCCGCTTCTACGCGCCGCAGGACCAGAGCAACACCGACGTGGGCTTCCGCGCGGACTCGACCGCCAACGGCTCGACCTTCTCCGGGTTCGCCTACTTCGGCAACTACACCTCGCGCATCGACGGCCCGGGCAAGGTGTTCGACTTCGCGAACGTCGCGAACGACACCATCGACAACATCTGGGTCGAGCACATGGTCTGCATGTACTGGGGTGCCAACACCGACAGCATGACGATCACCAACTCGCGGATCCGTGACACCTTCGCCGACGGCATCAACATGACCAACGGCTCCACGGACAACCTGGTCTCCAACAACGAGGCCCGGGCCACCGGCGACGACTCGTTCGCGCTGTTCTCCGCGATCGACGCCGGCGGCGCCGACGAGAAGAACAACGTGTTCCAGAACCTCACCGCGCTGCTGACCTGGCGCGCGGCCGGCATCGCGGTGTACGGCGGCTACGCCAACACCTTCCGCAACATCTACATCGCGGACACCCTCTGCTACTCGGGCATCACCATCTCGTCGCTGGACTTCGGCTACGCGATGAACGGCTTCGGCGCCTCGCCGACCACCGACCTGCAGAACATCTCGATCGTCCGCGGCGGCGGCCACTTCTGGGGCTCGCAGGTCTTCCCGGCGATCTGGGTCTTCTCGGCCTCCAAGGTGTTCCAGGGCATCCGGGTGAGCGACGTCGACATCACCGACCCGACGTACAGCGGCATCATGTTCCAGACCAACTACTCCGGCGGCCAGCCGCAGAACCCGGTCACGGACACCGTCTTCACCAACATCTCCATCACCGGGGCGCAGAAGAGCGGTGACGCCTTCGACGCCAAGTCCGGCTACGGAATCTGGGCCAACGAGATGCCCGAGGCGGGCCAGGGCCCGGCGGTCGGCTCGGTCACCTTCAACCACCTGACGCTGAGCAACAACTACAAGGACATCCAGAACACCACGTCCACGTTCCACATCACCGTCAACCCGTAA